The Methanobacterium sp. genome includes the window GATTTTAAACATTGATTTTCAGATATTTGAAGAGTGTATAACTGCAATGTTTGCAAGAAAAGGTGAAAAAATACTGGAAGGAGATCTTAAAGCCAGTGCAGAGGGCTATAAAATTGGAGAAGAACTATTAAAATCAGCGAAAATTAATATAGAAATAGAAAAAAACGATGGAATCAGAGATGAGATTCTATTAAATGGAACAGATGTTTTTGGCTACGGTTGTCTTGCAGGAGGCGTTAAATTCATGTCTTCCTATCCTATGACCCCCAGCACTTCACTTCAGGTTTTTATTGCCCAGTATTCAAAGGACTTTGACATTATTTTTGAACAGGCAGAAGATGAAATCGCTGCAATAAACATGGGGCTTGGAGCATCCTATGCAGGGGCAAGAGCACTTGCAGCAACATCAGGAAGTGGGTTTGCACTTATGAGCGAGGCTGTGGGGTTATCTGGAATGATCGAAACACCCATAGTGCTTTATATTGGCCAGAGGCCTGGCCCAGCGGTTGGGCTTCCAACAAGGACTGCACAGGAGGATCTTAATTTAGTGCTTTATTCTGGACCTGGAGAAACCCCAAGAGCCATATTTGCACCGGGAAATTTTGAAGATGCATTTTACATGACTCAAAGAGCGTTTAATATTGCAGATAAATACCAGATACCTGTTTTCATACTTTCTGACCAGTATATGGTAGATATATACTACAACATCCCTTCTTTAATGACTAAAGATGTAGAAATTGAAACCCACGAACACTCCGTGTTCGGGGCCCCAAAATCGAAGATTTTGTGGGATTATATTGTAAAAACTGATGAAAATTACAGAAGATTTGAAATAACAGAAGATGGAGTTTCTCCAAGAGGAATTCCTGGATTTGGGGAAGGATTTGTTGTAGTTGACTCAGATGAACATGATGAAGAGGGACACATAACAGAAGACCTTAATTTAAGGACAGAAATGGTTGAAAAACGTTTAAAAAAGCTTGAAGGAATTAAAAAAGATGTGGTGCCTCCTGAGCTCATTGGACCTTCTGATTATAAAATCCT containing:
- a CDS encoding 2-oxoacid:acceptor oxidoreductase subunit alpha; translated protein: MSEFLSGEDVSIVLCGEAGQGIQTVEAILVQAVKLGGYNVFSSKEYMSRIRGGENSTQIRVSSKRISAYVDRIDILVAISKGAIDHLKKRISENTIIIGDEDTLKDVVRPDVIKIPFLKIAKNIGGPIYANIIAAGVLSRILNIDFQIFEECITAMFARKGEKILEGDLKASAEGYKIGEELLKSAKINIEIEKNDGIRDEILLNGTDVFGYGCLAGGVKFMSSYPMTPSTSLQVFIAQYSKDFDIIFEQAEDEIAAINMGLGASYAGARALAATSGSGFALMSEAVGLSGMIETPIVLYIGQRPGPAVGLPTRTAQEDLNLVLYSGPGETPRAIFAPGNFEDAFYMTQRAFNIADKYQIPVFILSDQYMVDIYYNIPSLMTKDVEIETHEHSVFGAPKSKILWDYIVKTDENYRRFEITEDGVSPRGIPGFGEGFVVVDSDEHDEEGHITEDLNLRTEMVEKRLKKLEGIKKDVVPPELIGPSDYKILIIGWGSTYGPIKETLDNLQSNDIAFLYFKQVYPLHKDTLKFVEKAQKTIIFENNANSQFGNLIKLETGFEIHEKALKYNGMPFSVEEVTEHLKNLQEVERNSTNFLNPQNRKSWRSYNGS